The DNA segment gtaagaaaaatcttttaagaCCTAGGCTCTGTTTGGAAGAGCTTATAACCAACTTATTTGGACTCAGATTATAAGTGTTTGTTAAAGGGTTTGGAAAAAGCTTACAAGATATCTTACCACAGCTCCATTAGATGTTTTTAGCTTATTTTCATAAACTTTTCAAAAATAGCTTATAAGAGTAGTTTATGCAAAGTTTATGAAAAAATCTACACTCGAATCCAAccagagaaaaaatatataaagcaggtgtatttttttttttcatttctttcctccaattacatattttttctctcatttcttcACCGATCACTCAaatgaatataaacaaaatttactATCTCTTtgatccatatatatatatatatttcaatttttacttttagtttctAATCACGTAAGAATATCTATGATACAAAAACTCAATGACCTGTCATATGATCaactgtttttaaaaaatgaagaattaaAACACAGTTTACCCAAAAAGATTAAATgcgtttttttttccaattatgaAGACAATAAAGAGATGAGAGAGAAgcgaggaggagaaggagtgtGGATAAAGCATGTGCAGCACCCGCCAATAAGAACTCAGAAATCTCTCGTTATACACAACACATACCCTTTTTCGAATCAACGCCACCCGCCCAAAGACCAAACTGAGtccgagagagagagagagagaaggaggGTCAACATTTCACAACTCAATTTTGCAATTTCCCCTTTCCTTTTTCTACTGCCCCTCCTCTCCCTCCCTCTCTCGTTTAACATCTTCCATTCCCTTCCTCTCTCTGTGTATTCTAGGGTTAGGGTTCTTCTGACTCCACAATGGCCGTTTCAACCACTTTCTCCGCTCCCAAATTGGAGGCCCTATTCCTCAAATGctcttcctcctcttcctcaCCATCGCCTTCAAGGGCATCATTCACCACTTTTCCCCGCCAAAACAGAAGAACCCTCATTCAGAGAGGGTTTATTCGCTGCGACGCTCTGGCCTCTGATGCATCATCGGTTGCTCCAAATAATGCCACCGCTCTTGAGCAGCTCAAGATTTCTGCAGCTGATAGTAAGTCCTCTTCCATTTTCTCTCTTTGCCTTCAACATTTGGTCAATTGGGTACCTCCATTTCCCCATCAATGCGAATTTTGTCCCcgtaattttatattctttctttGTTGAATTAAACTTTTCCTTATGGTTCTGGTGTAAATAACTTTAAGCACGGGCATTAGTCTTTGGACTGCAGAGAATTTCTTCACATACTTAACTCTGGAGTTATTGGGCGATCGCACTGTTTAATCTAAACGTTGAATACTTTTCAAGGCTTGAAATGTTAGAAGCTTGCAGCTTTACCTGGCAtcatattattactatttaattAGTATGCAAGCTATTCCTTTGTATTTAAAGGTTCAAGTTTTGCACCTTaacgttttctttctttctttctttcttttttaattttttgtcgcTGATGGTTTGCTTCACTCCAGGAGATCTATTCTTGTTTCAAACTTGTTTGCAGTTTTCATTTACTGGTCATTTCTGATTATGTTGTTAAAAAgattaacaaagaaaaaaaaaagaaggaaatgaaGTTTGAAGGTTCAATTGTTTGGGCTTTTTGTGCTTCATGACCACAATTATGAATCTAAACTGTAGTCTATAGATTTGTAGCTTTCAGGAACTGTGGCAAGGTCCTGAAGGATATTTATACCCTAGGAAATAAACAAAGGCAGGACTACATGGCTTTCTTTGGTTGATTTGTGCTGATTAATTATCTGAAACTTTCTAGTTGCAGCttctaaataattcatgcaATTAACTTTAACAGGATATACAAAGGAAAGGAGCAGCATTATTGTCATTGGGCTCAGTGTGCACACTGCACCTGTGGAAATGCGTGAAAAACTTGCCATTCCAGAAGCCGAATGGCCAAGAGCTATTGCAGAGCTGTGTAGTCTTAATCATATTGAAGAAGCAGCTATTCTGAGCACCTGCAACCGAATGGAGATATATGTTGTTGCCCTGTCCCAACATCGTGGTGTCAAAGAAGTCATGGAATGGATGTCAAAAGTAAGCGTTGAGTTTCTTTCACAGATGGTATTTGTAGTGCATggctaaatatttaaaatgctgTCCTTTTTCACAGACAAGTTCCATCCATGTTTCAGAGCTTAGCCAGCACCGGTTTTTACTTTACAACAATGATGCCACGCAGCATCTTTTTGAAGTATCAGCAGGTCTTGACTCTCTTGTTTTGGGGGAAGGTCAAATTCTTGCTCAGGTTAAGCAAGTTGTCAAAGTGGGACAAGGAGTTAGTGGCTTTGGAAGAAACATTAGTGGGCTATTCAAGCATGCAATTACTGTTGGGAAAAGGGTTAGAACTGAGACTAATATTGCTTCTGGGGCAGTTTCTGTTAGCTCAGCTGCCGTTGAGTTGGCCTATATGAAGCTACTTGAAGCCTCACATGATAATGCAAGGATGTTGGTTGTTGGGGCTGGCAAGATGGGAAAGCTTGTGATCAAACATTTGGTGGCAAAAAGTTGCAAAAAGATGGTGGTTGTCAATAGAACTGAGGAGAGAGTTGCTGCAATACGTGAAGAACTGAAGGATATTGAGATTATCTACAAACCTCTTTCAGAAATGCTCACCTGTGCTGGCGAAGCAGATGTAGTTTTCACCAGTACTGCTTCAGAAAGCCCATTATTCTTGAAACATCATGTCAAGGACCTTCCTCCTGCAAATCAAGATGTTGGAGGCCGTCGCTTTTTCATTGATATCTCTGTTCCCCGGAATGTGGGTTCATGTGTCTCAGACCTTGAGTCTGTGCGAGTATACAATGTCGATGACCTTAAAGAGGTTGTGGCTGCCAATAAAGAGGATCGTCTAAGAAAAGCAATGGAAGCACAGGCAATCATTGCTGAAGAATCTAAGCAATTTGAAGCTTGGAGGGACTCGCTGGAAACTGTTCCTACTATTAAGAAATTGAGGGCTTATGCTGAAAGAATCAGGCTTGCTGAGCTTGAGAAGTGCTTAGGTAAGATGGGTGATGATATACCAAAGAAAACACGGAGAGCTGTGGATGATCTTAGTCGGGGTATAGTTAACAAGTTGCTTCATGGTCCAATGCAACATTTAAGGTGTGATGGGAACGACAGCCGGACTCTTAGTGAGACACTGGAGAACATGCATGCTTTGAATAGGATGTTCAA comes from the Glycine soja cultivar W05 chromosome 6, ASM419377v2, whole genome shotgun sequence genome and includes:
- the LOC114415209 gene encoding glutamyl-tRNA reductase 1, chloroplastic-like, whose amino-acid sequence is MAVSTTFSAPKLEALFLKCSSSSSSPSPSRASFTTFPRQNRRTLIQRGFIRCDALASDASSVAPNNATALEQLKISAADRYTKERSSIIVIGLSVHTAPVEMREKLAIPEAEWPRAIAELCSLNHIEEAAILSTCNRMEIYVVALSQHRGVKEVMEWMSKTSSIHVSELSQHRFLLYNNDATQHLFEVSAGLDSLVLGEGQILAQVKQVVKVGQGVSGFGRNISGLFKHAITVGKRVRTETNIASGAVSVSSAAVELAYMKLLEASHDNARMLVVGAGKMGKLVIKHLVAKSCKKMVVVNRTEERVAAIREELKDIEIIYKPLSEMLTCAGEADVVFTSTASESPLFLKHHVKDLPPANQDVGGRRFFIDISVPRNVGSCVSDLESVRVYNVDDLKEVVAANKEDRLRKAMEAQAIIAEESKQFEAWRDSLETVPTIKKLRAYAERIRLAELEKCLGKMGDDIPKKTRRAVDDLSRGIVNKLLHGPMQHLRCDGNDSRTLSETLENMHALNRMFNLETEISVLEEKIRAKVEQNQK